One Spirochaetota bacterium genomic window carries:
- a CDS encoding Xaa-Pro peptidase family protein codes for MHNERIEKVRGVCELPLLVTDHHHIFYLTGFSGSAGRLLITRDGAFLFVDARYYEHAAATVPSAKAVLISGDYDVGIARFLSGNGVGKVSLDNGVSIRSGESFTEACTPGIAVAFVDDCIKQFREVKDNAERALIKENLLLAETAFTRTLAFVKEDMTEKELAAELDYRMRSEGGDASSFETIVLFGVRTSMPHGVPSDARLTRGDMVLIDFGMRRNGYCTDTTRTFFFGKGRSYAKLAKLYDAVREAQEAGIAAAATNARAADVDAAARSVLAAHKLGAYFGHGLGHGVGVEIHEAPTVSERGGIAALKGGSVVTIEPGVYIPGTGGIRIENMVIVTKNGGASINTTPADRIVL; via the coding sequence ATGCACAATGAACGGATAGAAAAGGTTCGCGGCGTATGCGAACTCCCGCTCCTTGTGACCGATCATCATCATATCTTCTATCTCACCGGATTTTCCGGGAGCGCCGGGAGACTGCTCATCACCCGTGACGGCGCCTTTCTTTTCGTCGACGCCCGATATTACGAGCATGCAGCAGCGACCGTGCCCTCGGCGAAGGCCGTTCTTATTTCCGGCGATTACGACGTCGGTATCGCGCGTTTCCTCTCCGGGAACGGTGTCGGGAAAGTATCGCTCGATAACGGGGTGTCGATACGAAGCGGTGAATCGTTCACCGAGGCCTGTACGCCCGGCATTGCCGTTGCGTTCGTAGATGACTGTATCAAGCAATTCCGTGAAGTGAAGGACAATGCAGAACGTGCGCTGATAAAGGAGAATCTCCTTTTGGCGGAAACAGCGTTCACAAGAACGCTCGCGTTCGTGAAGGAAGATATGACCGAAAAAGAGCTCGCCGCGGAACTCGACTACCGCATGCGCTCCGAGGGCGGGGATGCGTCGTCGTTCGAGACGATAGTGCTCTTCGGCGTGCGTACCTCGATGCCGCACGGCGTGCCGTCGGACGCCCGTCTTACCCGCGGCGACATGGTGCTCATCGATTTCGGCATGCGGCGCAACGGGTACTGCACGGATACCACGAGGACGTTCTTCTTCGGAAAAGGGAGATCATATGCGAAGCTCGCGAAACTATATGATGCTGTCCGTGAGGCACAGGAAGCAGGCATAGCCGCAGCAGCGACCAATGCACGTGCCGCCGATGTCGATGCAGCGGCCCGCTCCGTGCTTGCAGCGCACAAGCTCGGCGCCTATTTCGGGCATGGGCTCGGCCATGGTGTCGGTGTGGAGATACATGAGGCGCCGACCGTCTCCGAACGCGGCGGTATTGCAGCGCTCAAGGGGGGGAGCGTGGTGACCATAGAGCCGGGCGTGTATATACCGGGGACGGGCGGTATCCGCATCGAGAACATGGTCATTGTGACGAAGAACGGCGGGGCATCGATAAACACTACGCCTGCCGACAGGATAGTGCTGTAG
- the hisC gene encoding histidinol-phosphate transaminase has translation MKFWNTMLKKLPPYVPGEQPAVTGQVIKLNTNESPFAPSPKAVRAIRSFDPRRLRLYPPPNADMLCGKIAARYGVARENVYAGNGSDEILADIFNAFASPKHLAVITDPTYTLYRTLAMRFSVPCRVIPTLPDLTIDLDAIPNKSTSTAFIANPNAQTGILIGYERLAGFITRFRGLVVIDEAYIDFAGEGTSLLPLIAKAKNLIVTRTFSKSFSLCGMRIGYAFASASLIEGLYRVKDSYNLNILSQIAAAAAIDDYAYMEKNAAVVCAERSRMTDILVRRGFAVLPSRSNFILAKPPARSARELYLSLKERGIFIRHFPVPRLKDFVRITIGARRENDALISAIADIG, from the coding sequence ATGAAATTCTGGAATACGATGCTGAAAAAACTTCCGCCGTATGTGCCGGGTGAGCAGCCCGCCGTAACGGGACAGGTGATAAAGCTCAATACGAACGAAAGCCCGTTCGCGCCGTCGCCGAAGGCGGTACGAGCGATACGCTCCTTCGACCCCAGGCGCCTTCGGCTCTATCCGCCGCCCAATGCCGATATGCTCTGCGGGAAGATCGCCGCACGCTATGGCGTCGCCCGTGAGAACGTGTATGCCGGCAACGGTTCGGACGAGATACTCGCCGATATCTTCAACGCGTTCGCATCGCCGAAACATCTCGCCGTGATAACCGATCCGACGTATACGCTCTACCGGACGCTCGCGATGCGCTTCAGTGTTCCCTGCAGGGTGATACCGACGCTCCCGGACCTCACCATCGACCTCGATGCCATCCCGAATAAGAGCACATCGACAGCCTTCATTGCCAATCCGAACGCACAAACGGGCATCCTTATCGGGTATGAGCGGCTTGCCGGGTTCATAACGCGTTTCCGCGGGCTTGTCGTCATCGATGAGGCGTATATCGACTTTGCCGGGGAGGGTACATCGCTTCTGCCGCTTATCGCGAAGGCGAAGAACCTCATCGTAACGCGGACGTTCTCGAAATCGTTCTCGCTGTGCGGTATGCGCATCGGGTATGCGTTCGCATCCGCGTCACTTATCGAGGGCTTGTACCGGGTGAAAGACTCCTATAATCTCAATATCCTTTCGCAGATAGCCGCCGCTGCCGCCATTGACGATTACGCATACATGGAAAAGAACGCCGCCGTTGTCTGTGCCGAGCGTTCACGCATGACGGACATCCTCGTCCGCCGGGGTTTCGCCGTGCTGCCGTCCCGTTCGAATTTCATACTTGCCAAACCGCCGGCGCGTTCGGCCCGCGAGCTGTATCTATCGCTCAAGGAAAGGGGTATATTCATCAGGCATTTCCCTGTTCCGCGCCTTAAGGACTTTGTACGCATCACCATAGGCGCTCGCCGAGAGAATGACGCCCTTATTTCCGCAATAGCCGACATCGGATAG
- a CDS encoding DUF4349 domain-containing protein — protein sequence MRKKIITGLIIYAGVFVLFSALRLIYSYASGELRYTYNSSGRTYGRAVQQEYQQNAMNAPEGSSGGYSSKRNIATYKKQIKKESADVSFVNIDQKYERVASIASHTSDFDRNEREMRTNIATYNAVVQFEQNSGLKGSRFLSLSIGVLPERFDSMVEDVRKIGTVVSFEVNKFDRTSEFKETSAKRRALLAMHTSLMALKGKGGTVKEFIDLEKQILEVENQIQSLGVTLGDYAEENELCTIKVSFSEVRTARASFVKHCLHALSWSAKTYAAITLIVFFASLSILICAVLVDKSKWIFEKIKHALEKK from the coding sequence ATGCGTAAGAAGATCATCACAGGTCTTATCATCTATGCCGGCGTGTTCGTGTTGTTCTCTGCGCTTCGGCTCATCTACAGCTATGCGTCGGGGGAGCTCCGCTATACCTACAACTCGAGCGGCCGGACCTACGGCCGTGCCGTGCAGCAGGAGTATCAGCAGAACGCCATGAACGCCCCGGAAGGGTCATCGGGCGGCTATTCATCCAAGCGAAATATCGCCACGTACAAGAAGCAGATAAAAAAAGAAAGTGCCGATGTATCATTCGTCAACATCGATCAGAAATATGAGCGCGTTGCATCGATAGCAAGCCATACGTCCGACTTTGACCGCAATGAACGCGAGATGCGTACGAACATCGCAACGTACAATGCCGTCGTCCAGTTCGAGCAGAACTCAGGATTGAAGGGTTCGCGTTTTCTTTCGCTGTCCATCGGCGTGCTCCCCGAGCGTTTCGACTCCATGGTTGAGGATGTCCGGAAGATCGGCACCGTGGTCTCGTTCGAGGTCAATAAATTCGACCGCACGAGCGAGTTCAAGGAAACGAGCGCGAAACGCAGGGCGCTCCTCGCGATGCATACCTCGCTCATGGCGCTGAAAGGGAAGGGCGGTACGGTGAAGGAATTCATCGATCTGGAAAAGCAGATACTCGAAGTGGAGAATCAGATACAGTCCCTCGGCGTGACGCTCGGCGACTATGCGGAAGAGAACGAACTGTGCACGATAAAGGTGTCGTTCTCCGAAGTGCGTACGGCACGCGCGTCATTCGTCAAGCATTGCCTGCATGCCCTTTCCTGGAGCGCCAAGACATATGCGGCCATCACGTTGATAGTCTTCTTCGCCTCATTGTCGATACTTATCTGTGCCGTGCTCGTTGACAAGTCGAAATGGATATTTGAAAAGATAAAGCATGCGCTCGAGAAGAAGTAG
- the hslV gene encoding ATP-dependent protease subunit HslV: MFRSTTICAVRRDTRVAVAGDGQVTMGNTVVKNGAVKIRKLHKGAVVSGFAGATADAFTLFEKFEGKLEEYNGDITRSAVELARDWRTDRMLRRLEALLLVANREKILLISGSGDVIEPDDDVLTIGSGGMYAKAAAVALLGHTTLSAEEIAKRSLEIASEICIYTNKNITVEVLS, from the coding sequence ATGTTCCGATCGACGACCATTTGCGCTGTCAGGCGTGATACACGGGTAGCCGTTGCCGGCGACGGCCAGGTGACCATGGGGAATACCGTGGTAAAGAACGGCGCAGTGAAGATACGAAAGCTTCACAAGGGCGCGGTAGTAAGCGGCTTTGCCGGGGCCACCGCCGATGCATTCACGCTGTTCGAGAAATTCGAAGGCAAGCTCGAGGAATATAACGGGGATATCACCCGTTCGGCCGTCGAACTCGCGCGTGATTGGCGCACCGACAGGATGCTCCGCCGCCTTGAGGCGCTGCTCCTCGTGGCGAACCGCGAGAAGATACTCCTCATCTCGGGCAGCGGCGACGTGATCGAACCCGACGACGATGTGCTCACGATAGGCAGCGGCGGCATGTACGCAAAAGCGGCAGCGGTGGCGCTCCTGGGGCACACAACGCTCAGCGCGGAAGAAATAGCGAAGCGCTCCCTCGAGATAGCATCGGAGATATGCATTTATACGAATAAGAACATCACCGTCGAGGTGCTGTCGTGA